ACAGGTGTCGAGTCGTCCCGGTCGGATCCGGCCTGCCGCGAAGAGTCAGTCAGCTATTTTCCAAGGGCTCGCTGGATGGATTGGATGGTGGCGGGGTCTGGCTTAAAATTGCCGGGCCGATGTCCCTGAGCAATGGCCAGCGGGGTCCACTTGTATTTATTGGGCCGATTCCAGATCGCTGCATCAGCACCATGAGCGACAAGGTAGTCGACCATTTGTGGAAAGCTGGCATAGGCAGCACCATGAATGACCGTTTCTCCGTTGTCGTCAACGGAATTGATTTCCGCTCCCAGGCGAAGCAGCAACTCAACCGCTGCCAGAGATTCTTCCTCTGTCCCGGCCACTTCTCCTGGAGCAAGTGTCCCAAGACCCGCCGCAGCAAGCAGTGGGGAACAGTGGTCGGCATTGGGCAGGGTTGGGTCTGCGCCCAGTTTCAGCAGACATTTCATGAGACCAATGTCTGCTGTGTCGGACGCCATAAAGAATGGTGTGGCCCCTTTTTCGTTGAGCCGACCACGTCCTGCGCGACCACCTGTGAGTTGAAGATTCACATCGGCACCGTGTTGCACAAGCCATTCCGCAAACTGAAGACTTCCCACGTTGCCGGAACCTCGCGGCGCGGGATCGCCGGTTGGATCGTCGCCTCGGTCCGGTTTGCGGACCCACGTGAGCGTATGCAGTGCGGAATATCCCGATCGCTGATCGTTGGGGTCTGCACCTCGTTTCAGTAATTCAACCCCTAGTTCGAAGTGTCCGTTCTCAACCGCCAGGATCAGAGGACTGGTTCCTTCTCTGGGGTTTTTGCCACCCGGGCGACTCGGCAACATGACGCTGTTGACATCGTCACCAGCATCCAGCAGTTTCAGCACGCAGGCCTTCTGGCCGTCCCGTACGGCAAACATCAGTGCGTTGAATCCGGACTTCAGCGTTACAGAGCGATCAGCGCCAGCGTTCAGAAGCAACTGAACAACGTCCTCGTGACCTGCAGACGAAGCCCACATCAGTGCCGTTTGACCGGACCACTCCGTTGTGTCGACTTCCGCCCCGGCTTGCAGCAGTCGCTCCACGGAATCTGCATTGCCGGTTCTGGCTGCCGTCATCAAAGGCGTTTCTCCACCGGGCCGTGTCCGGTTGACTTCTGCTCCGGCATCGAGCAACAGCTCTACAATCTCTGGATTGCCGTTGATACAGGCGAGGGCCAGAGGAGTGACGCCGAATTCATTCGGCACTGTGACCACTGCACCTCGCTGTATCAGAAGTCGGGTCATCTCCGTGTGATCATGGTGAACGGCCCAGTGCAGCGCGGTCATTCCGTCACGCTGGCCCGTGGTATCGATGCCTGAGCCTGATTCAATGAGCTGACGAAGACTGTTCCAGTTTTTACATTCGGCAAGGTCTGCGAGAGCAGGATTCTCGTCTGCAGCGTTTCCGCAATTGATGGTGATCCTGATTGCCAGGACGAAAGCCGTGATTAACTTCAACACGATTCGTCTCCGTCCCTCCAGGTTGAAACGGCCTTGAAAAACGTGGCAGCGCGCCGGTCCCGGTTATTCAACGGATAGCTAAACATCAATTGTCTCGAACAGATCATCCATGCGGCCGGTACTGTCCCCGAATGTTTCTATGTCGACACCCACTTTCTGAAGCAGCGTCAGGTGCAGATTCGCCAGAGGTGTGGGACGATCGAAATTCACATGACGCCCGCCCTTCATAGCGCCCCCTGCACCTCCTGCGACGATAATAGGCAGATTCGTGTGGTCGTGAACATTCGGGTTCCCCATACCGCTTCCGTAAAGGTACAGCGAATGGTCGAGCAGAGTTCCGTCGCCCTCGGGTGTCTGTTGAAGCTTTTGAAGGAATTCAGAAAACAGCGAGACGTGAAACTTATTGATTTCGGCGACTTTGGCGATTTTCTCCGGGTCATTGCCGTGGTGAGTCAGCGGGTGATGGGGATCATTGATGCCGATTTCCGGGTAGGTTCGGTTGCTTGTTTCGCGAGCAAGCTGGAATGTGATGACGCGTGTGACGTCGCCCTGCAGCGCCAGCACCTGAAGGTCAAACATCAGGCGAGCGTGATCGCCGTACGCTGCCGGGACTCCTGTTGGTCGATCAATATCTGGTAATGGATTGTCTGTGGCATCGGACTCGGCCTTCTGAATGCGGCGTTCGACTTCACGAACGGAGTTCAAATACTGTTCGACTCGCTGCTGGTCGGCTGGTCCCAGTGTCATCTTCAGTCGCTGGATCTCCTGAGTTACTGAATCCAGCAGGCTGGCTCGTTTGCGCAGCACGGATCTTCGTTCTGCTGACGTGCCTCCTTCTCCAAACAGCGTTTGAAAGATCAGGCGAGGATGCGCTTCGGAGGGTAAGGGATTCGTAGGAGACGACCACGACAAATTGTTCTGGTAAACGCACGCGTATCCATTGTCACACTGCCCGACAACAGAAAGCAGGTCCATGGACATTTCGAGTGAAGGCAGTTGAGTTGTTTGTCCAATGTGTCTGGCTGCAATCTGATCCGCTGTGGTACCGAGAAAGTAGTCGGTACTTTCTGTTCGCCGCGCGGTTGCAGCACTCAGAAACGCTGAATTCGAAGTGGCATGCGTTCCGGGGTAGGCATTACGAAGTTCCGTATTGGAAATTACAGTTGTGTGGGATCGAACCGGTGCAAGAGAAGAAAGTGTTGGCGAGAGTTCATCAAGGTTGTTCGGGTTTGGAGGTGCCCATCGGGACATGTCGCAGCCCATTGGCATGTAGACGTATCCAAGACGTTTGAGTTGAGATGGCGCGGCGACGGTGTTTGCCATCGCGGTCATCGGCGGAACCATCGCATCCAGCAGCGGCAACGCCAGGCTTGTTCCGACACCTCGAAGAAAACTTCTTCGATCCAGGGTTTTGCGGGTGATCATCATCTGGCAGTCCTCATCTGGAATGGTGGGCTTTCCACAATGCCAATAATAACGGACGAAAATCGAAAATCGTTGACGGCGGCATTTCTGACAATGTCCCGCACAAAAGGAGAATCGGATGTCTGGAGCCCGCGACCAAGTGCATACACCATTAATTTTTCTGTGATTGTTCGGACAAATGCTTCAGGTCGTGACAGCAGTCCTTCTTCAAGAGCTTCCACACCGTTGATCGTCCGGCCATCCGGAAGTTGTCCCGTGGCATCGATCGGAATGTCTTCGTCACTGGATTGCCATCTTCCCACTGCATCGAAGTTTTCCAGAGCGAATCCCAGCGGATCCATCATGTCATGGCACACGGCACATGATCGATCAGCACGATGGGCCTCCAGGCGTTCTCGAACAGTCAGCGTTGATGAGACGTTGTTCTCTGTTAACGCCGGGATGTTGTCTGGTGGTGGCGGAGGAGGAGTTCCCAGCAGATTTTTCAGAATCCAGTGTCCGCGGATGACGGGCGAGGTTCGAGTCGCGTACGACGTTACTGTCAGAATGCTGCCATGACGCAGTATCCCGCCACGGTGACTTTCCGGAGGCAGATTCACCGGACGGAAGTGACTGCCCTGAACATGATCAATCCCGTAATGACGTGCCAGTCGCTCGTTCAGGAATGTCTGATTGGTTTGAAGCAGGTGGAGGACACTTCGGTCTTCACGCATCATCTGTTCGAACAGCATTTCGGTCTCTCGCTGAAATGCGACCCGCAGATTATGATCGAAATCCGGGAACAAGCGGGCATCCGGAGTAATCGAATTGAGATTGCGAAGATACAGCCACTGGCTGGCAAAGTTGCTGACGATTGCATTCGCCCGCTCGTCGGCCAGAAGCCGATTCACCTGTTGCCGGAGCACATGGGGGCGTCGCAGTTCATCACGTTCAGCCAGTTCTAGGAGTGTTTCGTCGGGTGCGCTGCTCCACAGGAAATATGAAAGTCGGGTGGCAAGTTCGAGGTCACTGATTCGGAAGACGTCTCCGGCAGTTGCTCCCAGGGGTTCACGCTCAATTCGAAAAAGGAAGTTGGGATTCACAAGCATCGCGGCGACCGCGGATTCGATGCCGGAACTGAAACGAGTTGCCAGGTCTGAATCAGGATTGGCAGAG
This genomic interval from Planctomycetaceae bacterium contains the following:
- a CDS encoding ankyrin repeat domain-containing protein translates to MLKLITAFVLAIRITINCGNAADENPALADLAECKNWNSLRQLIESGSGIDTTGQRDGMTALHWAVHHDHTEMTRLLIQRGAVVTVPNEFGVTPLALACINGNPEIVELLLDAGAEVNRTRPGGETPLMTAARTGNADSVERLLQAGAEVDTTEWSGQTALMWASSAGHEDVVQLLLNAGADRSVTLKSGFNALMFAVRDGQKACVLKLLDAGDDVNSVMLPSRPGGKNPREGTSPLILAVENGHFELGVELLKRGADPNDQRSGYSALHTLTWVRKPDRGDDPTGDPAPRGSGNVGSLQFAEWLVQHGADVNLQLTGGRAGRGRLNEKGATPFFMASDTADIGLMKCLLKLGADPTLPNADHCSPLLAAAGLGTLAPGEVAGTEEESLAAVELLLRLGAEINSVDDNGETVIHGAAYASFPQMVDYLVAHGADAAIWNRPNKYKWTPLAIAQGHRPGNFKPDPATIQSIQRALGK
- a CDS encoding DUF1552 domain-containing protein yields the protein MMITRKTLDRRSFLRGVGTSLALPLLDAMVPPMTAMANTVAAPSQLKRLGYVYMPMGCDMSRWAPPNPNNLDELSPTLSSLAPVRSHTTVISNTELRNAYPGTHATSNSAFLSAATARRTESTDYFLGTTADQIAARHIGQTTQLPSLEMSMDLLSVVGQCDNGYACVYQNNLSWSSPTNPLPSEAHPRLIFQTLFGEGGTSAERRSVLRKRASLLDSVTQEIQRLKMTLGPADQQRVEQYLNSVREVERRIQKAESDATDNPLPDIDRPTGVPAAYGDHARLMFDLQVLALQGDVTRVITFQLARETSNRTYPEIGINDPHHPLTHHGNDPEKIAKVAEINKFHVSLFSEFLQKLQQTPEGDGTLLDHSLYLYGSGMGNPNVHDHTNLPIIVAGGAGGAMKGGRHVNFDRPTPLANLHLTLLQKVGVDIETFGDSTGRMDDLFETIDV